The Sulfitobacter sp. SK011 genome has a window encoding:
- the malQ gene encoding 4-alpha-glucanotransferase, whose product MNGDSTLDALCDLCGILPRYHDLQGQERITTLETQKALLRANGFDVTSDATIHETLSALRHELENRWFPQEIIIESNKTTPLDFGLGAAWEIHLDDQDTVVAEGRPADHITLPALKSGVYVLTASVSGRIETVTVIVAPKRLPQVQSLTQTDRLWGLNFALYGIRSDRNTGLGDFEDLAEMSEIAGTEGAAFVGINPIHNMGYFDKTAISPYSPSHRGFLNTSYIAIDQIPGLEGGAEPLAFDELRRAVAVQYHDHKHTHNAALETLFGRFQAEADTKAQNAFARFVVNGGAELQTFAQFEVLSKNFGTDWRDWPNDPAVPPKEQLGFHMWLQWVADTQLGRAQTRAVAAGMPLGLYLDLAVGPRRDGAESWCERDTIAQGVSVGAPPDHLSPEGQNWDLAAFAPRKLQAQRYAPLRRILSQTMHHAGVIRIDHVLGLNRSFWLPDDGSPGAYIRKPFEALLAVIKIEAERHNCLVIGEDLGLVPDGFRDTMRGHGFYGYSVLQYERDDHGGFRDPHSGAEQVLSCFATHDTPTVNGFATGRDIDWWAKLGWIDAPEAKHAQARRHDEITAIAHDGDFRTHVHTLLARSNAALVAVQLDDVLGSVEAQNLPGTIDEHPNWRRKYTSPLEGLAHDDRLTATASIMRDAARHNSLKGVPDED is encoded by the coding sequence ATGAACGGCGATAGCACCCTCGATGCGCTCTGCGATCTGTGCGGGATCCTGCCGCGCTATCACGATCTGCAAGGGCAAGAACGGATCACAACACTGGAAACGCAAAAGGCGCTTTTGCGGGCCAACGGGTTTGATGTGACCAGCGACGCGACCATTCACGAGACGCTTTCCGCCCTGCGCCATGAACTCGAAAATCGTTGGTTCCCCCAAGAGATCATTATCGAAAGCAACAAAACCACACCGCTTGATTTTGGCCTTGGCGCAGCGTGGGAAATCCATCTGGATGACCAGGACACTGTTGTCGCCGAAGGACGGCCCGCCGATCACATCACCCTGCCCGCCCTGAAATCCGGCGTTTATGTTTTGACCGCTTCTGTTTCGGGACGGATCGAAACCGTCACTGTTATCGTTGCGCCGAAACGTCTGCCTCAGGTGCAGTCTTTGACCCAGACAGATCGCCTTTGGGGTCTCAATTTTGCGCTTTACGGGATCAGATCTGATCGCAACACCGGTTTGGGCGATTTTGAAGACCTCGCCGAGATGTCAGAGATCGCGGGCACCGAAGGTGCCGCCTTTGTTGGCATCAATCCGATCCATAATATGGGCTATTTCGACAAAACGGCCATCAGTCCCTATTCACCGTCGCATCGCGGTTTTCTGAACACATCATACATCGCCATCGATCAAATTCCGGGGTTGGAAGGCGGTGCAGAACCGTTGGCTTTCGATGAATTGCGGCGTGCTGTGGCGGTGCAATACCATGATCATAAACATACTCATAACGCTGCTCTGGAAACGCTGTTTGGCAGATTTCAAGCAGAGGCTGACACCAAGGCACAAAACGCATTTGCGCGTTTTGTGGTGAATGGCGGTGCAGAATTACAGACCTTCGCGCAGTTCGAAGTCCTGAGCAAAAATTTCGGGACAGACTGGCGGGACTGGCCAAATGATCCAGCAGTGCCGCCCAAAGAACAGCTTGGGTTTCACATGTGGTTGCAATGGGTCGCGGACACACAGCTGGGCCGCGCGCAAACCCGGGCAGTTGCGGCGGGAATGCCCCTTGGCCTCTACCTGGATCTGGCGGTCGGACCGCGCCGCGATGGCGCAGAAAGCTGGTGCGAACGGGACACCATTGCGCAGGGCGTATCGGTCGGCGCGCCCCCTGATCATCTTAGCCCGGAAGGGCAAAACTGGGATTTGGCCGCCTTTGCACCACGCAAGCTTCAGGCACAAAGATACGCGCCGCTGCGCCGCATCTTATCGCAGACGATGCACCATGCCGGGGTTATTCGGATCGATCACGTTCTCGGCCTGAACCGCAGTTTTTGGTTGCCCGATGACGGCAGCCCCGGTGCGTATATTCGTAAACCGTTTGAGGCGCTTTTGGCGGTCATCAAGATCGAAGCGGAGCGGCACAATTGTCTGGTGATCGGCGAAGACCTTGGTCTGGTGCCCGATGGCTTTCGCGATACGATGCGCGGGCATGGATTTTACGGATATTCCGTCCTGCAATATGAACGCGATGATCACGGTGGGTTCCGTGACCCGCATTCAGGTGCCGAACAGGTGCTGTCCTGTTTTGCCACCCATGACACACCAACTGTAAATGGTTTTGCCACTGGTCGCGATATTGACTGGTGGGCCAAACTTGGGTGGATTGATGCCCCTGAAGCCAAACACGCGCAGGCGCGGCGGCATGATGAAATAACTGCCATCGCACATGACGGTGATTTCCGAACCCATGTTCACACCCTGCTCGCACGGTCAAATGCAGCGCTGGTAGCCGTTCAGCTTGATGATGTGCTTGGCTCAGTTGAGGCGCAGAATTTGCCCGGCACAATTGACGAGCACCCAAACTGGCGGCGAAAATACACCTCACCGCTTGAAGGATTGGCCCATGACGACCGATTGACCGCCACCGCGTCAATCATGCGCGACGCAGCAAGACATAATTCTCTGAAAGGAGTGCCAGATGAAGATTGA
- a CDS encoding alpha-D-glucose phosphate-specific phosphoglucomutase, which yields MKIETVSTTPIEGQMPGTSGLRKKTRVFMEPRFLENFIQATFDAIGGGAGKTFVVGGDGRYFNKPAIQTILKMAAANGAATVIVGKDGILSTPAASHLIRLNGADGGFILSASHNPGGIDEDFGVKFNAENGGPAPEKLTAKIFAATTSISAYKIAVTDDVDLGTIGRIQQGQMQIHVIDPVESYQALMETLFDFDAMRGLFSAGFTMRFDAMHAVTGPYAKAILEGALGAAPGTVVNGVPLEDFGKGHPDPNPIWAKPLMDLMMSDDAPDIGAASDGDGDRNMIVGRGIYVTPSDSLAILAANAHLAPAYEKGLAGIARSMPTSAASDRVAEKLGIGAYETPTGWKFFGNLLDAGKVTICGEESAGTGSDHVREKDGLWAVLLWLNILAVRKQSVAEIVMDHWQTFGRDYYSRYDYENVAIEQASTLMDDLRAQLPQLTGKNISGLTVTSADEFSYLDPVDGSVSKNQGLRIGFAGGGRAVFRLSGTGTQGATLRLYLEQYSGIGGDLEMDSQEALRKVRDAAQAICRMDATIGRLKPDVIT from the coding sequence ATGAAGATTGAAACTGTCAGCACCACACCGATCGAGGGGCAGATGCCCGGCACATCGGGTCTGCGCAAGAAAACACGCGTCTTTATGGAGCCGCGGTTCCTTGAAAATTTCATTCAGGCCACCTTTGACGCTATCGGCGGTGGCGCGGGCAAGACGTTCGTTGTCGGCGGTGACGGGCGCTACTTCAACAAACCTGCCATTCAGACAATCCTGAAGATGGCGGCGGCGAATGGGGCCGCGACGGTAATCGTTGGAAAAGATGGCATTTTGTCGACACCTGCCGCATCTCACTTGATCCGGCTCAATGGTGCGGATGGCGGCTTTATCTTGTCAGCAAGCCACAATCCGGGCGGGATAGATGAGGATTTCGGAGTCAAATTCAACGCCGAAAATGGCGGCCCCGCGCCGGAAAAACTGACCGCCAAAATCTTTGCGGCGACCACTTCAATCAGCGCATACAAGATCGCGGTGACTGACGATGTGGATCTTGGGACCATCGGCAGGATCCAGCAGGGGCAGATGCAAATTCACGTTATCGATCCGGTTGAAAGTTATCAGGCGCTGATGGAAACGCTTTTTGATTTTGATGCGATGCGGGGTCTGTTTTCCGCAGGGTTCACCATGCGATTTGATGCCATGCACGCCGTCACCGGACCCTATGCAAAGGCGATCCTTGAAGGGGCGCTTGGGGCCGCACCCGGCACGGTGGTGAACGGCGTGCCGCTTGAGGATTTTGGCAAAGGTCACCCAGACCCAAACCCAATCTGGGCGAAGCCCTTGATGGACCTGATGATGTCAGATGACGCGCCCGACATTGGGGCCGCGTCGGATGGGGATGGCGACCGCAACATGATTGTCGGGCGGGGCATCTATGTGACGCCGTCTGACAGCCTCGCTATTCTCGCCGCAAATGCCCATCTGGCCCCCGCTTATGAAAAGGGCCTTGCCGGGATCGCCCGGTCAATGCCGACCAGTGCTGCAAGCGACCGTGTGGCGGAAAAACTGGGCATTGGGGCCTATGAAACGCCGACGGGTTGGAAGTTCTTTGGAAACCTTCTGGATGCGGGCAAAGTGACGATTTGTGGCGAAGAAAGTGCCGGCACCGGGTCAGATCATGTGCGTGAAAAAGACGGGCTTTGGGCGGTTCTATTGTGGCTCAATATTCTGGCAGTCCGCAAACAATCGGTCGCCGAGATCGTGATGGATCACTGGCAAACCTTCGGGCGCGATTATTATTCACGCTATGATTACGAGAATGTTGCCATTGAGCAGGCCAGCACCCTGATGGATGATCTGCGCGCGCAATTGCCCCAATTGACGGGCAAAAATATCAGCGGTCTCACCGTGACGTCGGCGGATGAATTTTCCTATCTCGATCCGGTTGACGGATCGGTCAGCAAAAACCAGGGCCTGCGGATCGGGTTTGCTGGTGGAGGGCGCGCCGTTTTCCGTTTGTCAGGCACCGGTACCCAGGGTGCCACTTTGCGGCTCTACCTCGAACAATATTCCGGGATCGGGGGCGATCTGGAAATGGATAGCCAGGAGGCATTGCGCAAAGTGCGTGATGCGGCGCAGGCCATCTGTCGTATGGATGCCACCATTGGCCGGCTGAAACCGGATGTCATAACCTAG
- a CDS encoding sulfatase-like hydrolase/transferase codes for MTQKNILFIMFDQLRHDYLSCAGHPHLKTPHLDKLAAKGVRFSKCYVQSPICGPSRMSFYTGRYVHSHGASWNNFPLKVGEMTLGDHLRERGMDCWLIGKTHMKADDPGMERLGIARDSVIGARVSECGFDIFERDDGLWGEGPAGFYDKRRSPYNAYLKSKGYDAENPWLHNANAGLDEKGGIASGWFLRHSDKAANIDERDSETPWLTGRAMDFIAEKAAENARPWLCHLSYIKPHWPYIVPAPYHTMYGKDDLTKVVRDPCEKDDPHPVYAAFMDTEVSRNFSRDEIRETVLPAYMGLIKQADDQMGRLFDWLEVEGQMDNTVIAVTSDHGDYMGDHWLGEKDLFHDPSVRVPLIIYDPSAEADGTRGTVCDALVESIDLAATFVDMVGEVPEHILEGRSLWPFLKGKKPESWREFAVSEYDYSATPQAKVLEVDPRHARLFMLVDARWKCIFADGGFRPMLFDLLNDPNELNDLGGSGDHGDIIDKFQARLSAWARRPSQRTTVGHDALIRSRDGTSEPVGIFIGVWQEDDKPAEMSAKARGKDARLK; via the coding sequence ATGACGCAAAAGAACATTCTGTTCATCATGTTCGACCAGTTACGCCATGATTACCTAAGCTGCGCTGGGCACCCGCATCTGAAAACACCCCATCTGGACAAGCTTGCGGCCAAAGGTGTCAGGTTTTCAAAATGCTATGTCCAATCCCCCATCTGCGGCCCGTCAAGAATGAGCTTTTATACCGGTCGGTATGTGCATTCCCATGGCGCCTCTTGGAATAACTTTCCATTGAAGGTGGGCGAGATGACGCTCGGGGATCATCTGCGTGAACGTGGCATGGATTGCTGGCTGATCGGCAAGACCCATATGAAGGCTGATGATCCGGGTATGGAGCGTTTGGGTATCGCGCGTGACAGCGTCATTGGGGCACGGGTCAGCGAATGTGGGTTTGACATATTTGAACGTGACGATGGCCTGTGGGGCGAAGGGCCTGCGGGGTTTTATGACAAGAGACGCTCGCCTTATAATGCCTATCTGAAATCCAAAGGCTATGATGCTGAGAACCCGTGGCTGCACAATGCGAACGCCGGACTTGATGAAAAGGGTGGCATCGCCTCTGGCTGGTTCTTGCGGCACTCGGACAAAGCGGCCAACATTGATGAGCGCGACAGCGAAACGCCGTGGTTAACCGGCCGTGCGATGGATTTCATCGCTGAAAAAGCTGCCGAAAATGCGCGCCCGTGGTTGTGTCATCTGTCCTATATCAAACCGCATTGGCCCTACATCGTGCCGGCACCGTATCACACGATGTATGGCAAGGATGATCTGACAAAGGTCGTGCGCGACCCATGCGAAAAAGACGATCCGCATCCTGTCTATGCGGCGTTCATGGATACCGAAGTGAGCCGCAACTTCAGCCGCGATGAGATACGTGAAACGGTCTTGCCTGCTTACATGGGACTGATCAAACAGGCCGACGACCAGATGGGCCGCCTGTTTGATTGGCTTGAGGTCGAGGGGCAGATGGACAACACGGTCATTGCCGTCACTTCGGATCATGGTGATTACATGGGCGATCATTGGCTTGGTGAAAAGGACCTGTTTCATGACCCTTCGGTGCGCGTTCCGCTGATCATCTATGATCCCTCGGCCGAGGCGGATGGAACGCGCGGCACTGTCTGTGATGCATTGGTGGAAAGCATCGATCTGGCGGCGACTTTTGTCGATATGGTGGGCGAGGTTCCCGAACATATCCTTGAGGGGCGATCGCTTTGGCCCTTTTTGAAAGGTAAAAAGCCCGAAAGCTGGCGGGAATTTGCGGTCAGCGAATATGATTATTCCGCAACCCCACAGGCGAAGGTATTGGAGGTTGATCCCAGACATGCGCGGTTGTTCATGCTGGTGGATGCGCGTTGGAAATGCATCTTTGCCGATGGTGGTTTTAGGCCCATGCTTTTTGATCTGTTGAACGATCCGAATGAACTGAACGATCTTGGTGGCAGCGGCGATCACGGTGACATCATTGATAAGTTCCAGGCGCGCTTGTCGGCATGGGCACGCCGCCCGTCACAGCGGACCACGGTTGGTCATGATGCCTTGATCAGGTCCCGTGACGGCACATCGGAACCTGTTGGGATATTCATTGGTGTCTGGCAGGAAGACGATAAACCGGCAGAGATGAGCGCAAAGGCACGCGGCAAAGATGCGCGGTTAAAGTAG